AGCGCCTGGAGAGCGGTGTCGTCACCTTCTTCGGAGACGATGGAGATGTAGGTGCGCCCGTTGCGGACCTCGATGTCGATATCCCCGTCTATGTCGGCGATATCCAGGAGCTCCTCGAGATAGTCCGCGGCGACATCTCCCTCTTCCTCCAGCCGGCCGGTGCGCCCCTGAACAGGTTCCGCAGCCTCCTCAACGGGGACTACGGAATCATCAATGTGCTCAGTGCTCATCTTCTTTTCCTGTTCTTCCGCTGGGGCTGGGTGCGCTGGCCTTTCGGTACCGCCGGTACTTCCACGGGCGTTTCGCCCTTCTTCTCTCCGAGCAACGGCGCCATCGGCAGGCCCTTGCGGGCACGGCGCTCAGCCAATGCCTTAGCCGCCGGCGATCCCGGGGTAGGCATCCGCCGGATCACGAAGAACTGCTGTCCCATGGTCCACAGGTTCGTGGTTGTCCAGTAGATGAGGACGCCAATGGGGAAGTTGATGCCGCCTACGCCGAAGACGATGGGCAGTACGTACAACATCATCTTCTGCTGGCGCATGAAGGGGCTGGCGAGGGCCTCCTCGGACATGTTCTTGGACATGATCTGCTTCTGGGTGATGAACTGCGAAGCGGTCATGGCCAGAATCATGATGATGGAGAGCACTACAACCGAGAGGTGGCCCTCGTCCCCGAAGCCGTGCAGCAGCGAGGAAGAGAGGGGGGCCCCAAGAATGGTCGCCTCATCGAACTGCTGGATGGCGCTGTGGGAAAGTGCTCCCTGGCCCTCACCCCGGGCATTGGATGTGGAGATTCCGTTCAGCACCTGGAACAGGGCGAAGAAGAACGGCATCTGCACAAGCATGGGGAGGCAGGCAGCGAACGGGTTGGTCCCATGCTTCTTGTACAGGGCCATCTGTTCCTGCGTCATTGCCTGACGGGAGAGCTGGTCGGTCTTGCCCTTGTACTTCTGCTGCAGCTTGCGCAGGTCCGGCTGCAGTGACTGCATGCCGCGCTGTGCCTTGATCTGCTTGACGAAGACCGGAATCAACGCGGCGCGGATCACGATCACCAGGCCGATGATGGACAACGTCCACGTCCAACCGGATGCGGCATCCATCCCGAGGAAAACGAATCCCTCGTGGAAGACCCACATGATCCATGACACTACCCACTTAAAGGGGAACAGTATCGTCTCGAAGAAACCCATTTACACTCCTCAGGCCGCCGAGCGGCTGTCTTCGTCAGCTGGAATCACGGGGTGATTCAGCACAATGATCCTCGGGACCTTCGTTGAGTCCCAAATCCGGTGTCCATCAGGTACGTGATCCACGCCGCCGCCATTCCAGGGGTGGCAGCGTATCAGCCGTCGGAAAGCCAGCCAGGAGCCTTTAACGGCTCCGTGGACGGTAACTGCTTCGAGGGCATAGGCGGAACACGAAGGGAAAAATCGGCAAACCTGGCCGTACAGCGGTGAAACGGCCTTCCGGTATGCCTTCAGCAGGCCGATGAGGATCAGGCGGGGGAGGTCCCATAGAAAAAGGGCAACGGCGATCAAGGCCCTCAACGGATGTGATCCGGAGTCCCTCATCGCTGGCTCATCCTCCCTGCCTGGCATGTCTAACGCTGCGAAAGTTTGGCTATACAAGCGTTCAAAGCGCTGTGATAGTCGGCGCTGAGTACGGACCACGACGCCGAGGCTGAGGCAGGAAGAGCCCTCACCACCACGTCCAGTCCGGTCGGGTGGACTATCAGTGACTGCGCTGCCGCTTCCCTCAGTCTTCTCTTAACGAGGTTGCGTGTCACCGCGTTCCCGACGGATTTGGCCACGATGAAGCCTATGCGGCTCGGCTGGTCGCCCGTAGGAACCGCATATAGCACTACGTTCCGGCGCCCACTTCGGGCACCGGAACGTACAGTACGAGAAAAATCCGCCGATACCCTTACCCGGTTCCTCACGGCCAACATTGGGACCACCTGGAATCCGGGAC
This window of the Arthrobacter sp. zg-Y919 genome carries:
- the yidC gene encoding membrane protein insertase YidC, whose translation is MGFFETILFPFKWVVSWIMWVFHEGFVFLGMDAASGWTWTLSIIGLVIVIRAALIPVFVKQIKAQRGMQSLQPDLRKLQQKYKGKTDQLSRQAMTQEQMALYKKHGTNPFAACLPMLVQMPFFFALFQVLNGISTSNARGEGQGALSHSAIQQFDEATILGAPLSSSLLHGFGDEGHLSVVVLSIIMILAMTASQFITQKQIMSKNMSEEALASPFMRQQKMMLYVLPIVFGVGGINFPIGVLIYWTTTNLWTMGQQFFVIRRMPTPGSPAAKALAERRARKGLPMAPLLGEKKGETPVEVPAVPKGQRTQPQRKNRKRR
- the rnpA gene encoding ribonuclease P protein component, with the translated sequence MLAVRNRVRVSADFSRTVRSGARSGRRNVVLYAVPTGDQPSRIGFIVAKSVGNAVTRNLVKRRLREAAAQSLIVHPTGLDVVVRALPASASASWSVLSADYHSALNACIAKLSQR
- the yidD gene encoding membrane protein insertion efficiency factor YidD, which produces MRDSGSHPLRALIAVALFLWDLPRLILIGLLKAYRKAVSPLYGQVCRFFPSCSAYALEAVTVHGAVKGSWLAFRRLIRCHPWNGGGVDHVPDGHRIWDSTKVPRIIVLNHPVIPADEDSRSAA